A window of Gemmatimonadales bacterium genomic DNA:
CGCGAACCGATACCCGAACCGGCTCGCCAAGCTCGGCCCAGCGGTTGCCACGCGGCTCGATCGAGCCGCGATCCAGCCACGCGCCCGCCGCCGGCGGCGCGAAGCGGCGCGGAAGCCGGAGGCGGTGACCGAGCTCGACGCTGTCCCCGCCGCGTCGCGCCACCAGGTGGAGCGTGGCCGCGGTATCATCGGGAAGGGGGAGCCAGGCGAGGAACGCGCCATTCGGCGCGACGGGCACGGGCCGGCCGTCGATCGTCAGGCTGGCGCGCCCGCTGCCGGTGGACCCGAAGAGGAAAGTGCTGTCGCGCGCGGTGACCTGGGTCCCCGCGGCTGGGTAGACGACCCGGAGATCCAGGGGCCCGTCAACCGGCGGAATAGTGGGGAGCGGCGCGGTCCGCCGGCTCGGCCGGAGCTGGGCCTCCAGATCCCCGAGGCCGATTCCGAACCCAAGGACGGCGGCCAGAAAGGTTGCGAGCCGGAAATGTGTCATCGAGCGCGCAACGTACACCAACTTGCGTTCCACCGTCAATTTGGCTCAGTTGACCTCCCCCTGAATCAGCCCGTATATTGGCCAACCGAACCGCTGCGAACGACTTGCGGGGGCTTTCTTACTTGTGACTACCTGCGCGCACTGCGGCCGGAAGAACGAGTCCGACTCGCGGTTCTGCATGGATTGTGGAAAGCCGCTCTCCGTTTCGGCGATGGCAGTCGGCGCGCCGGCCGGAAGCAGCGGCATGCCCGCTACGCGCGTCTATGATGCCGGCGGCGCGAGCGACGCATCAGGGGTGAAGTGCAGTTCCTGCGGGCATGCGGTGGACATCACGATGCCCTTTTGCGCCTATTGTGGCGCCAAACTGGAGGCGGCAGCCGTGGCTACGTCCGCTACTCCCTGCCCCAAGTGCGGCGCGGAGATCACCAGCGCCGACTACAAGTTCTGCCCCAACTGCGCGAGCTCGCTCGGCGCGGGCGCGGCGGCGTCCGTGCCGCACGAATCGACCGCCCTCTTCTCCGCGCAGAAGACCGCTCCCAAGCCGCCGGTGCAGCTGGTGCTGGTGGCGGAAGATGGCACCAAGGGAACCAAGTTCGCGCTGGTTGGCGAGGAGACGACGATCGGGCGCGCCGGGGCGGACCTCACCTTCCCGGACGACGCGTACATCTCGCCGATCCACGCCCTGGTGCTGTGGAAGGACGGCAAGCTGTCGGTCCGCGACTTGGGGTCTCGGAACGGAACCTGGATCTTCCTCGAGG
This region includes:
- a CDS encoding FHA domain-containing protein, producing MPATRVYDAGGASDASGVKCSSCGHAVDITMPFCAYCGAKLEAAAVATSATPCPKCGAEITSADYKFCPNCASSLGAGAAASVPHESTALFSAQKTAPKPPVQLVLVAEDGTKGTKFALVGEETTIGRAGADLTFPDDAYISPIHALVLWKDGKLSVRDLGSRNGTWIFLEGPHKLVDGDLILIGSQLLRFRRLGYPGPHPPDADATRRMGSLVPSADIASVGQLRSDGSVRDVFHLSPGRDVALGRDRGDWPFGYDPSMSGAHAVIRSEDADFVLADAGSRNGVAVAARGDVQLRKNSKLLVGDKLMMVEMT